The sequence CCGCGCGATGCTGGCCGCCGGCACGATCCGCCGCGTGCGGCAGACGCTCGTCGCCACGAATCTCGCCGAGGGCGCCCTCGTTGCCTGGAAGGTGCCGGCCGATCGTCTCGACGATGCGTTCGACTTCATGTCGAAGGAAGATCCCTTCTCGGGCCACGTCGTCGTCCGCTCGACGGATGCCAAAATTCCCGGCCAGGCCTACAAACTCTGGACGACCGTGAAAGTTCCCGCCGGGGAATCACTCACCGAGCATTGCGACGACCTGCTCGCGCGCACCGGGGCGGAAGCCTACCGGCTGATGCCCGCGAATGGCATTTTCGCCCTCGGCGTCGGCCACGTGCGTCGGAAAACGATCGAGCCCGGCGACAAATCGGAAGCGCCCGCGCAGATGTTGAAGGTCGAAACCGTGCATCTCACGCCCGAGGAGTGGGACGTCCTCATCGAGCTCAAGCGGGAGTTCGCCATCGACGAAATTCAGGAACCCGTGTGGACCGGCCGCGCCGCCGCCGCCGGGGTCTCGCTGGAGCGATTCTACGAGATTGCGGAGTCGCTGAACGCCCGCAAGGTGATCGGCCGCTTTTCGACGTTCCTCGAACACGTCAAACCCTCGCAGGGCGGCGTGCGGGTCACGCGTTTCAATGGCCTGTTCCACTGGGCGGTGCCTGCGGGTCGCGAGGTCGAGGCCGGCTCCGAGATCGGCCGGCACGACATTCTCACGCATTGCTACTGGCGCGAAGGCGGGCCGGAATTCAACAACGTGAACATCATGGCCGTCGCCCACGGCACGGACCGGGATCGCCTGCTCGAGCACAAGGCGGCGATCGACC comes from Chthoniobacterales bacterium and encodes:
- a CDS encoding Lrp/AsnC family transcriptional regulator — protein: MTPIEHNDPVNSRILAISEDKIRGFVREPFHEISRLSGVELPVVLERIRAMLAAGTIRRVRQTLVATNLAEGALVAWKVPADRLDDAFDFMSKEDPFSGHVVVRSTDAKIPGQAYKLWTTVKVPAGESLTEHCDDLLARTGAEAYRLMPANGIFALGVGHVRRKTIEPGDKSEAPAQMLKVETVHLTPEEWDVLIELKREFAIDEIQEPVWTGRAAAAGVSLERFYEIAESLNARKVIGRFSTFLEHVKPSQGGVRVTRFNGLFHWAVPAGREVEAGSEIGRHDILTHCYWREGGPEFNNVNIMAVAHGTDRDRLLEHKAAIDRHLEAAGIPVTYTNVFWGGRSEIKPSEISPHVYREWHQRAQAPLADAPV